One stretch of Neorhodopirellula lusitana DNA includes these proteins:
- a CDS encoding metallophosphoesterase family protein yields the protein MKTVSILQLGDVHYEWTKQKRSIDQKDSGARSLVASQTPDLQQVARAISDKFDSPTSRLVPAAMLICGDLACRGNKREYVETVGFLVDALNLSSKQAGTIHVVPGNHDVDRRSCTAKKRLNPKKFDPLREAWTKKYEDVLATNRVRGTALRSGKCELNLYSMNSCIGCGEWRMFPDALRTEMEAVVQKCRDTGGNVGFELEGERLDTPMFDLEHIRKLRSDIDDTALESVPIVLAHHNLLPQELMRVEIYTELINSGQFRTSLVRCNRPVIYCHGHIHTDPIEIISDARLESSQLICVSAPQLVEGFNELQFHFSKDDHPLGLSVLLHRLEPNGLVTVTDELRIAFTNRGMFVSEDTTRLRDSFESDQSRFRKLKSEYDSKLASPTTDVEFADILLEAEWHGLVDLEHKASIPSNWIVRRKMR from the coding sequence TTGAAGACGGTTTCAATCCTGCAGCTTGGCGATGTCCACTATGAGTGGACGAAACAGAAAAGATCGATTGACCAAAAGGACTCTGGCGCACGAAGTCTGGTTGCGAGTCAGACCCCTGATTTGCAACAGGTCGCAAGAGCCATTTCTGATAAATTTGATTCCCCAACATCGCGACTGGTACCCGCAGCGATGTTGATTTGCGGCGATCTCGCATGCAGAGGGAACAAACGCGAATATGTTGAGACAGTTGGCTTTCTTGTCGATGCACTCAACCTTAGCTCTAAGCAGGCAGGCACGATTCACGTTGTGCCGGGAAATCATGACGTCGACAGAAGGTCATGCACCGCAAAAAAACGTCTGAATCCGAAGAAATTCGATCCACTAAGAGAGGCATGGACGAAAAAATATGAGGACGTGCTCGCAACAAATAGGGTTCGAGGAACGGCCTTGCGATCGGGCAAGTGCGAGCTCAATCTCTACTCGATGAACTCCTGCATTGGGTGCGGTGAATGGCGAATGTTTCCTGACGCATTGCGAACTGAGATGGAAGCTGTAGTTCAGAAGTGTCGCGACACTGGTGGCAACGTAGGTTTCGAGCTGGAAGGCGAACGCCTGGATACCCCGATGTTTGACCTAGAGCACATTCGAAAATTGAGATCGGACATTGATGACACGGCCCTGGAAAGTGTTCCAATTGTGCTTGCACACCACAACTTACTTCCCCAGGAGCTCATGCGTGTCGAAATCTATACAGAACTGATTAACAGCGGACAATTCAGGACGAGCCTCGTTCGCTGCAATCGTCCCGTCATTTACTGCCACGGTCACATTCACACTGATCCGATCGAAATAATAAGTGACGCAAGGCTCGAGTCCAGTCAGTTGATATGTGTGTCAGCGCCTCAATTGGTAGAGGGGTTCAATGAACTGCAATTCCACTTCTCAAAAGATGACCATCCGTTGGGGCTTTCAGTCTTGCTTCACCGTCTTGAGCCGAACGGACTGGTTACCGTGACGGACGAACTTAGAATCGCCTTTACAAACCGAGGTATGTTCGTAAGTGAAGACACTACCAGGCTACGGGACTCATTTGAAAGCGATCAGTCGCGTTTTCGAAAGCTCAAGAGTGAATACGACAGTAAGTTGGCGTCTCCGACTACCGATGTTGAGTTCGCTGACATTCTCCTTGAGGCTGAATGGCACGGATTAGTGGATCTCGAACACAAAGCATCAATTCCCAGCAACTGGATTGTGCGGAGGAAAAT